A DNA window from Daucus carota subsp. sativus chromosome 3, DH1 v3.0, whole genome shotgun sequence contains the following coding sequences:
- the LOC108213782 gene encoding uncharacterized protein LOC108213782 has protein sequence MGICSSCHTSKSKPTAKLIQQDGNLQEYPYPVKVSHVLQNNPSSFICNSDDMDFDDIVEPISDEDELVPGQLYFALPLTRLKRPIRREEMAALAVKASNALSKGGGDKCGCGGKSFTAVVEKPGKRQVADGDVRRRRSGGGGKRRSGTAVLSAIPE, from the coding sequence ATGGGGATTTGTAGTTCATGCCACACTTCCAAATCAAAACCCACGGCTAAACTCATACAACAAGATGGGAATTTACAAGAATACCCTTACCCTGTCAAAGTCTCCCATGTCTTACAAAACAACCCTTCTTCTTTCATCTGTAACTCGGATGACATGGACTTTGACGACATAGTTGAGCCCATCAGTGACGAGGATGAGCTTGTTCCCGGTCAACTCTACTTTGCACTTCCGTTGACTAGGTTAAAGCGGCCGATCCGACGTGAAGAAATGGCGGCGCTGGCTGTCAAAGCTAGCAATGCGTTGAGtaaaggtggtggagataaGTGTGGGTGCGGCGGCAAGAGCTTTACTGCGGTGGTGGAGAAGCCGGGAAAGAGACAAGTGGCGGATGGTGATGTGAGGAGGCGGCGGAGTGGCGGTGGCGGAAAGCGGCGGAGTGGCACGGCGGTGTTGAGTGCTATACCGGAATAG